The Halofilum ochraceum genome includes a region encoding these proteins:
- a CDS encoding sarcosine oxidase subunit delta, which translates to MKLMHCPLNGWRNVGEFVYGGEVTPTPAHDADPKAWADWVFMEDNTAGVVREWWFHAPSSYWFIAERDNVRDVVLRTYPPEEIFRERVDFSSESTSQ; encoded by the coding sequence ATGAAACTGATGCATTGTCCATTGAACGGCTGGCGGAATGTCGGCGAGTTCGTCTATGGCGGCGAGGTCACGCCGACGCCGGCGCATGACGCCGATCCGAAGGCCTGGGCCGACTGGGTGTTCATGGAGGACAACACCGCCGGCGTCGTGCGTGAATGGTGGTTTCATGCGCCGTCGAGCTACTGGTTTATCGCGGAGCGCGACAACGTGCGCGACGTCGTGCTCCGCACCTACCCGCCGGAAGAGATTTTCCGGGAGCGGGTCGATTTCAGCAGTGAGAGTACTTCGCAATGA
- a CDS encoding FAD-dependent oxidoreductase, translating into MALGLLKQGLRRNYKPQPVLPPRPELKSSYDVVIIGAGGHGLATAYYLAKEYGITDIAVLDKGYLAGGNTARNTAIVRSNYLTPEGVRFYDESMKLWEGLSNEFDFNIQFSHRGHLTLAHADSTLRTMRWRAEVNKHMGVDSELIDPEDIRRLCPHLNLSEEARWPVLGALYHPPGSTARHDAVAWGYAHGAAKRGVEIHQHTEVTGFRTEGDRVTEVETTRGKIRCGRVLQAVAGASSQVGAMAGLRLPIHTVPLQACVSIPMMPFLDPIIVSGTLHTYIWQTGRGELVMGGSSDPVPGYMTRSTLDFKESLMAHVMELFPFLGEVRLNRQWGGMTDMTPDFSPVMGETPLRNYYIDAGWGTWGFKATPVCGYRMAETVAKGTTPDILKPFRYERFDTFDQVGERGAASVGH; encoded by the coding sequence ATGGCACTTGGCCTGCTGAAACAGGGTCTGCGCCGCAACTACAAGCCGCAGCCGGTGCTGCCGCCGCGGCCCGAGCTCAAGTCGAGCTATGACGTCGTGATCATCGGCGCGGGCGGCCACGGGCTGGCAACGGCCTATTATCTGGCGAAGGAATACGGCATCACGGACATCGCCGTGCTCGACAAGGGCTATCTCGCCGGCGGCAACACCGCGCGCAACACGGCCATCGTCCGGTCGAACTACCTCACGCCCGAGGGCGTGCGTTTCTACGACGAGTCGATGAAACTGTGGGAAGGGCTGTCGAACGAATTCGACTTCAACATCCAGTTCTCCCATCGGGGGCATCTGACCCTCGCGCACGCCGATTCCACGCTGCGCACGATGCGCTGGCGCGCCGAGGTCAACAAGCACATGGGCGTCGACTCGGAATTGATCGACCCCGAGGACATCCGGCGCCTGTGCCCGCACCTCAATCTATCAGAAGAGGCACGCTGGCCGGTGCTGGGCGCGCTCTATCATCCGCCCGGCTCGACCGCACGCCACGACGCCGTCGCCTGGGGCTACGCCCACGGCGCGGCCAAGCGCGGCGTCGAGATCCATCAGCATACCGAGGTAACCGGTTTCCGGACCGAGGGCGACCGCGTGACCGAGGTCGAGACCACGCGCGGGAAAATCCGCTGCGGGCGCGTCCTGCAGGCGGTTGCCGGGGCTTCCAGTCAGGTGGGCGCGATGGCCGGCCTGCGCCTGCCGATCCACACCGTGCCGCTGCAGGCCTGCGTGTCGATCCCGATGATGCCCTTCCTCGATCCCATCATCGTCTCCGGCACGCTGCACACGTACATCTGGCAGACCGGCCGCGGCGAACTGGTGATGGGCGGCTCGAGCGACCCGGTGCCCGGCTACATGACCCGCTCCACGCTGGATTTCAAGGAAAGCCTGATGGCGCACGTCATGGAGCTGTTCCCGTTCCTCGGGGAGGTGCGGCTCAACCGCCAGTGGGGCGGCATGACGGACATGACCCCGGATTTCTCACCGGTCATGGGCGAGACGCCGCTGCGCAACTATTACATCGATGCCGGCTGGGGCACCTGGGGCTTCAAGGCCACACCGGTCTGCGGCTATCGCATGGCCGAGACGGTCGCCAAAGGCACCACACCCGACATCCTCAAGCCCTTCCGCTACGAGCGCTTCGACACCTTCGACCAGGTCGGCGAACGCGGTGCGGCTTCGGTCGGGCACTGA
- a CDS encoding NAD(P)/FAD-dependent oxidoreductase, translated as MSFPTRSPYVIIGAGIHGLSTAWHLARELRARGRGDGSDIVVLDKSSIAAGASGIACGVIRNNYFQPAMRELMAHSVEVWESDPAAFHYHPVGYMQISPESMHEDVASIAEQQRQIGYTSEFIEGEKDSHDYMRGLFDDWKAPGTTSVLHEKKGGYANNTASMYGLAGKAEAEGVRIITGVRVTGFQTDSESITAVETDKGTIETDYVVVGTGPWIKHFWDMLELPSHITIHGKDGQDHDNVRMWTYWSLQEGTLGVDPETLKTNAGEMPPVIHVDSDQPLYSDEDGSLITDRMWGIYYKPDFNFGGVQGGAAPVKIEQDPDRVHVDPYGTESPDFVMGPEFAHMWVSALAFCQGRFSGTLGQYKREPSGGIGCFTPDNFPVFDVFRQNCYFIADSNHGYKMIGVGALVAREIMGEDSRLLQPFRFGRYAKGELHPTSHSPFPWS; from the coding sequence ATGAGTTTCCCGACCCGCTCACCCTACGTAATCATCGGCGCAGGCATACATGGCCTCAGCACCGCCTGGCATCTGGCGCGGGAACTGCGCGCCCGTGGTCGCGGCGATGGCAGCGATATCGTCGTGCTCGATAAATCCTCGATTGCGGCCGGTGCCTCCGGCATCGCCTGCGGGGTCATCCGCAACAACTACTTCCAGCCCGCCATGCGGGAATTGATGGCGCACAGTGTCGAGGTCTGGGAGAGCGACCCCGCGGCCTTCCATTACCACCCGGTCGGCTACATGCAGATCAGCCCTGAATCCATGCACGAGGACGTCGCCTCGATCGCCGAACAGCAGCGGCAGATCGGCTATACGTCCGAATTCATCGAGGGTGAAAAGGATTCACACGACTACATGCGTGGCCTGTTCGATGACTGGAAGGCGCCGGGCACGACCTCGGTACTGCACGAGAAGAAGGGCGGGTACGCCAACAACACCGCCTCGATGTACGGCCTCGCCGGCAAGGCCGAGGCCGAAGGTGTACGCATTATCACCGGCGTGCGCGTAACCGGCTTCCAAACGGACAGCGAGTCGATCACCGCGGTGGAAACGGACAAGGGTACGATCGAAACCGACTATGTCGTGGTGGGCACCGGGCCCTGGATCAAACACTTCTGGGACATGCTCGAACTGCCCTCGCACATCACCATCCACGGCAAGGACGGTCAGGACCACGACAACGTCCGCATGTGGACGTACTGGAGCCTCCAGGAGGGCACCCTGGGCGTCGATCCGGAGACCCTCAAGACCAACGCCGGCGAGATGCCACCGGTGATCCACGTCGACAGCGACCAGCCGCTGTACTCCGACGAGGACGGCTCCCTGATCACCGACAGGATGTGGGGCATTTACTACAAACCCGACTTCAACTTCGGCGGTGTCCAGGGCGGGGCCGCTCCCGTCAAGATCGAGCAGGACCCCGATCGGGTTCACGTTGACCCCTACGGCACCGAGTCCCCGGACTTCGTGATGGGCCCCGAATTCGCCCACATGTGGGTATCGGCGCTGGCGTTCTGCCAGGGGCGTTTCTCCGGTACGCTCGGCCAGTACAAGCGCGAGCCGTCGGGCGGCATCGGCTGCTTCACACCGGACAATTTCCCCGTGTTCGACGTCTTCCGGCAGAACTGCTACTTCATCGCCGATTCGAACCACGGTTACAAGATGATCGGCGTCGGTGCCCTCGTCGCCCGCGAGATCATGGGCGAAGACAGCCGCCTGCTGCAGCCGTTTCGCTTCGGCCGCTACGCCAAAGGCGAACTGCACCCGACATCGCACAGTCCGTTTCCCTGGAGTTAA
- the gcvA gene encoding transcriptional regulator GcvA has product MYRKLPPMAALRAFEAAAELMSFKAAAAQLHRTPSAISHQIRGLEEEMGTALFHREPHGLRLTDAGREYFRAVHEALDALGEATSRVRQGHGERTVTISLFPSFAVRWLIPRLNDFREQYPDFEIELVSSVRRVDFDSGVIDAAIRFGQGDWAGLRCDPLMLEERFPVCSPALAAGPPALRTVSDLSATILLHNGAHPGEWGEWLAEAGVTGLPAERGPVFDASNEVLAAAANGMGVALGRTPLVESDLAAGRLVEPFAQRIRSPGRYWLVAPTATADRPPLQALRTWLAVQGQRGAS; this is encoded by the coding sequence ATGTACCGGAAACTGCCGCCGATGGCCGCCCTGCGAGCATTCGAAGCAGCCGCGGAACTGATGAGTTTCAAGGCGGCGGCGGCGCAACTGCATCGCACGCCGTCGGCGATCAGTCATCAGATCCGGGGTCTGGAGGAGGAAATGGGCACGGCCCTGTTTCATCGCGAGCCGCACGGCCTGCGGCTTACCGATGCGGGCCGGGAGTATTTTCGGGCCGTCCACGAGGCCCTCGACGCGCTCGGTGAGGCGACCTCCCGGGTGCGCCAGGGGCATGGGGAGCGCACGGTCACCATCAGCCTGTTCCCGAGCTTCGCCGTGCGCTGGCTGATACCGCGACTGAACGATTTCCGTGAGCAGTATCCGGATTTCGAGATCGAACTGGTCAGTTCCGTCCGCAGGGTCGATTTCGACAGTGGTGTCATTGATGCGGCGATCCGGTTCGGCCAGGGCGACTGGGCGGGCCTGCGCTGCGATCCGCTGATGCTGGAGGAGCGTTTCCCCGTCTGCAGCCCGGCCCTGGCAGCCGGGCCGCCTGCGTTGCGCACGGTGTCGGACCTGTCCGCGACGATCCTTCTGCATAACGGCGCTCACCCCGGGGAATGGGGAGAGTGGCTCGCGGAAGCCGGTGTTACGGGGCTGCCGGCGGAACGGGGGCCGGTTTTCGACGCCTCCAACGAAGTCCTGGCGGCTGCCGCCAACGGTATGGGCGTGGCACTGGGACGCACCCCGTTGGTCGAGTCGGATCTGGCGGCGGGGCGGCTGGTGGAACCGTTCGCTCAGCGTATCCGCAGTCCAGGTCGGTACTGGCTTGTGGCGCCGACCGCGACCGCCGATCGGCCACCGCTGCAGGCGCTGCGCACCTGGTTGGCGGTACAGGGACAACGCGGCGCGTCGTGA
- a CDS encoding ABC transporter permease, producing the protein METLSYAFSNLDQIAVLTVEHISIVAVAVGLAILTGVPIGIAITQNQRIAENVLYVAAMVMTIPSIALFGIMIPILSVIGQGIGYLPAVIAVLLYSQLPIIRNTYTAINNVDPALREAAKGMGMTPVQRLRAVEIPIAVPVIMAGVRTAVVLNIGVTAIAVYIGAGGLGELISRGISQTDPRKLVTGAVAVSILAIAADYALLWLQKKLTPRGLQIQGDT; encoded by the coding sequence ATGGAAACGCTCAGCTACGCCTTCTCCAATCTCGATCAGATCGCCGTGCTCACGGTCGAGCACATCTCGATCGTTGCCGTGGCCGTCGGGCTCGCGATCCTGACTGGTGTGCCCATCGGGATCGCGATCACACAGAACCAGCGCATCGCCGAGAATGTCCTCTACGTCGCGGCGATGGTCATGACCATCCCGTCCATCGCCCTGTTCGGCATCATGATCCCCATCCTGTCGGTGATCGGGCAGGGCATCGGCTACCTGCCGGCGGTGATCGCCGTGCTGCTGTACTCGCAGTTGCCGATCATCCGTAACACCTACACGGCCATCAACAACGTCGATCCAGCCCTGCGCGAGGCCGCGAAAGGCATGGGCATGACGCCGGTGCAGCGCCTGCGCGCGGTCGAGATACCCATCGCCGTGCCGGTCATCATGGCCGGTGTCCGGACCGCGGTGGTCCTGAATATCGGCGTGACCGCGATCGCCGTCTATATCGGCGCCGGCGGTCTCGGTGAACTGATCTCGCGTGGTATCTCGCAGACGGATCCACGCAAACTCGTCACGGGGGCGGTAGCGGTCAGCATCCTCGCCATCGCCGCGGACTACGCACTGCTGTGGCTGCAGAAGAAGCTGACGCCGCGCGGTCTGCAGATCCAGGGGGACACATGA
- a CDS encoding ABC transporter ATP-binding protein — MIRLEELTKTFQTDQGTVTAVDHVSLEVPEGEICVLLGPSGCGKTTTMKMINRLITPTSGKIYIDGKDTDEYDPVELRRNIGYAIQQIGLFPNMTVAENISVVPSLLGWDKKKCRERARELLNMVAMDPDAFMERYPNELSGGQQQRIGVIRALAADAPVLLMDEPFGAIDPINREVIQDEFLKMQEDIRKTIIFVSHDIDEAVKMGDRVAIFREGRLEQYSPPDELLAYPVNEFIADFVGGDRTLKRLRLARISDVMRSDVQTLKPGDPVERAQEILGSSGQEGVPVVDRDGHPRGYINQRIAEGESGKAGDLARPLSFTVRARDDLRTAVSSMFTHNVSWVAVLDDGGHLIGYVSQQDITDLLGTVRGDTRAA; from the coding sequence ATGATCCGGCTCGAAGAACTGACCAAGACGTTCCAGACCGATCAGGGGACGGTGACGGCCGTCGATCATGTCTCGCTCGAGGTCCCGGAGGGCGAGATCTGCGTGCTGCTGGGGCCGTCCGGTTGCGGCAAGACGACCACCATGAAGATGATCAATCGCCTGATCACACCGACCTCGGGCAAGATCTACATCGACGGCAAGGATACGGACGAGTACGACCCGGTCGAACTGCGGCGCAATATCGGCTACGCCATCCAGCAGATCGGCCTGTTCCCGAACATGACCGTGGCCGAAAATATCTCGGTGGTCCCATCGCTGCTCGGGTGGGACAAAAAGAAATGCCGGGAGCGCGCGCGCGAGCTCCTGAACATGGTGGCGATGGATCCCGACGCGTTCATGGAGCGCTATCCGAACGAGCTTTCGGGCGGTCAGCAGCAGCGGATCGGCGTGATACGGGCGCTGGCAGCGGACGCCCCGGTGCTGCTCATGGATGAACCGTTCGGCGCGATCGACCCCATCAACCGCGAGGTGATCCAGGACGAGTTCCTGAAGATGCAGGAGGATATCCGCAAGACGATCATTTTCGTCAGCCACGATATCGACGAGGCGGTCAAGATGGGCGACCGGGTCGCCATCTTCCGCGAGGGCCGGCTGGAACAGTACTCGCCGCCCGATGAGTTGCTGGCGTATCCGGTGAACGAATTCATTGCCGACTTTGTCGGTGGCGACCGCACGCTGAAGCGTCTGCGGCTCGCAAGAATTTCCGATGTCATGCGCAGCGACGTGCAGACGCTGAAGCCGGGCGATCCGGTCGAGCGTGCGCAGGAGATCCTCGGGTCTTCGGGCCAAGAGGGTGTGCCCGTCGTGGATCGCGACGGGCATCCGCGCGGTTACATCAATCAGCGGATCGCCGAAGGGGAGTCCGGCAAGGCCGGTGATCTCGCCCGGCCACTGTCGTTCACTGTCCGGGCGCGGGATGATCTGCGCACGGCGGTGTCGAGCATGTTTACCCACAACGTCAGCTGGGTCGCCGTGCTCGACGACGGTGGCCACCTGATCGGCTATGTCAGTCAACAGGACATTACCGATCTGCTCGGCACTGTGCGCGGCGACACGAGGGCGGCCTGA
- a CDS encoding ABC transporter permease: MATASATLRATAPGWRTVRNALIVGIFAAGAWAQSSGLLGDILYLWPDIRYLSRQHLLLVGISWGLAVGVGVPLGVLLTRPWMRRYSESVLQFVNIGQTIPTLAVLALAMSVLGIGFWPSIFALWLYSMLPIVRNTYQGILAVPAHLMEAAVGMGMTRRQILWRVELPNALFVIFAGLRTALAINVGTAPLAFLIGGGGLGELIFTGIALDRTTMMLAGAIPTALLAVILDFLIGQLQFWLVPKGVNPLRLNR; encoded by the coding sequence ATGGCGACCGCGAGCGCCACGCTGCGAGCGACCGCCCCCGGCTGGCGGACCGTGCGCAATGCGCTCATCGTCGGCATCTTTGCGGCGGGCGCGTGGGCACAGTCGTCGGGGCTGCTCGGCGACATCCTCTACCTGTGGCCCGATATCCGCTATCTCTCCCGGCAGCACCTGCTGCTGGTCGGCATCTCGTGGGGACTGGCTGTGGGGGTCGGTGTCCCGCTGGGCGTGCTGTTGACGCGTCCGTGGATGCGCCGCTACTCCGAGAGCGTGCTCCAGTTCGTGAACATCGGGCAGACGATCCCGACCCTCGCGGTGCTCGCGCTGGCGATGAGCGTACTCGGGATCGGATTCTGGCCATCGATCTTCGCGCTCTGGCTTTACTCGATGCTGCCGATCGTCCGCAACACCTATCAGGGGATCCTCGCGGTGCCGGCGCACCTGATGGAAGCGGCGGTCGGTATGGGCATGACGCGTCGCCAGATCCTGTGGCGCGTCGAATTGCCGAATGCGCTGTTCGTGATTTTCGCCGGGCTGCGCACTGCGCTCGCGATCAATGTCGGCACGGCGCCGCTGGCGTTCCTGATCGGCGGCGGTGGCCTGGGCGAGCTGATTTTCACGGGCATTGCGCTGGATCGCACGACCATGATGCTGGCGGGCGCCATTCCGACGGCGCTGCTGGCGGTGATTCTCGATTTCCTCATCGGCCAGCTGCAGTT